The following nucleotide sequence is from Agromyces sp. SYSU T00194.
CCTGCTCCGCAACGCGCCGTCGCCCGCAGCGACGAGTTCGATCGCGATCGCCGAGTACGTCGTCGAGCACTACCTGGGCGAGCACGCGGTCGCAGACTAGACGCATGAAGATCACCGCGCTGTTCGGGACCGAGTCGGGCCATGCCGAGGAGGTCGCCTTCGCGATCCGGACGGCGCTCGACGGCCATGAGGTCGAGGCGGTCAACATGGCGGATGCGGGGACCGACGTGTTCGCACCCGACACGCTGTACCTCATCGCGTGCGCGACGCACGGCGGGGGCGAACTGCCCGGGTTCGCGCAGTTCCTGCACGACGACCTGCTCGACCTGCGGCCCGACCTGTCGGGCGTTCGCTACGCGATGTTCGGACTCGGGGACTCGTCGTACGGCGAACGCTACAACCGCGGCGCGAAGCAGTTCGACGAGCTGCTCGCCGGTCTGGGCGCGGAG
It contains:
- a CDS encoding flavodoxin domain-containing protein; amino-acid sequence: MKITALFGTESGHAEEVAFAIRTALDGHEVEAVNMADAGTDVFAPDTLYLIACATHGGGELPGFAQFLHDDLLDLRPDLSGVRYAMFGLGDSSYGERYNRGAKQFDELLAGLGAERVGPFGAHDELSRKDPGPLGVEWAHDVLAALDA